A genomic segment from Alkalilimnicola ehrlichii MLHE-1 encodes:
- the acsA gene encoding acetate--CoA ligase — translation MSSASQPPPGQGVLAPRLQDYDRTRAAFSWAQARREITDLGGGRLNIAYEALDRHLDGPGADRTAIRFLPRDGGNPLDITYRALNARANQFANLLAERGLQPGDRVYCLAHRIPDLYAAALGTLKHGCVFTPLFSAFGPEPIRSRVEIGEPAAVVTTERLYRRKMADWVAETPCLQHVLLIGDVDEAPEGTVDAARAMDALSPEYTTRPMDPEAMALLHFTSGTTGRPKGAVHVHEAVVLHRVTAEQALDLQPGDIYWSTADPGWVAGMSYGIIGPFAAGVTLVVDEAEFDAERWYRILDEQRVNVWYTAPTAIRMLMKCGPELPARHDLSALRFIASVGEPLNPEAVHWSREILGLPFHDNWWQTETGGIMIANFRCLPIKPGSMGRPVPGVEAAVIRRDDEGGIELIDAADETGELALRKGWPAMFRGYLHEEARYRKAFSGDWYLTGDLVRRDADGYYWFIGRGDDVIKTSGHLIGPFEVESVLMEHPAVAEVGVIGVPDEVTGERIKAFVALKPGHAPDDELRRALMALARKRLGAAVAPREIAFADQLPRTRSGKIMRRLLRARELGLPEGDLSTLEGGANDD, via the coding sequence ATGTCCTCCGCCTCGCAGCCGCCCCCCGGGCAGGGGGTCTTAGCCCCCCGCCTGCAGGATTACGACCGGACCCGCGCCGCGTTCAGTTGGGCGCAGGCCCGCCGGGAGATCACCGATCTCGGGGGCGGCCGGCTCAATATCGCCTACGAGGCGCTGGACCGCCACCTGGACGGCCCGGGTGCGGACCGCACCGCCATCCGCTTCCTCCCCCGCGACGGGGGCAACCCGCTGGATATCACCTACCGGGCGCTCAACGCCCGCGCCAACCAATTCGCCAACCTGCTGGCGGAGCGGGGCCTGCAGCCGGGCGACCGGGTGTACTGTCTCGCCCACCGGATCCCTGACCTCTACGCCGCGGCCCTGGGCACGCTCAAGCACGGGTGTGTTTTCACGCCGCTGTTCTCCGCCTTCGGCCCCGAGCCCATCCGCTCCCGGGTGGAGATCGGCGAGCCGGCGGCGGTGGTGACCACCGAGCGGCTCTACCGCCGCAAGATGGCTGACTGGGTCGCGGAGACCCCCTGTCTGCAGCATGTGCTGCTGATCGGGGATGTGGATGAGGCGCCGGAGGGGACGGTGGACGCCGCCCGGGCCATGGACGCCCTGTCCCCCGAATACACCACCCGCCCGATGGACCCGGAAGCGATGGCGCTGCTCCATTTCACCAGCGGCACCACCGGCCGGCCCAAGGGCGCCGTCCACGTGCATGAGGCCGTGGTGCTGCACCGGGTCACCGCCGAGCAGGCGCTGGACCTGCAGCCGGGGGATATCTACTGGAGCACTGCGGACCCGGGCTGGGTGGCGGGGATGTCCTACGGCATCATCGGGCCCTTCGCCGCCGGTGTCACTCTGGTGGTGGACGAGGCCGAGTTCGACGCCGAACGCTGGTACCGCATCCTGGATGAGCAGCGGGTCAACGTCTGGTACACCGCGCCCACCGCCATCCGCATGCTCATGAAGTGCGGGCCGGAGCTGCCCGCCCGGCACGATCTCTCGGCGCTGCGGTTCATCGCCAGTGTCGGCGAGCCGCTCAACCCCGAGGCCGTTCATTGGAGCCGGGAGATCCTGGGGCTGCCCTTCCACGACAACTGGTGGCAGACCGAGACCGGCGGCATCATGATCGCCAATTTCCGCTGCCTGCCCATCAAGCCCGGCTCAATGGGCCGCCCGGTGCCCGGGGTCGAGGCCGCCGTGATCCGGCGCGATGACGAGGGGGGCATCGAGTTGATCGACGCCGCGGATGAGACCGGTGAGCTGGCCCTGCGTAAGGGCTGGCCCGCCATGTTCCGCGGCTATCTGCACGAGGAGGCGCGCTACCGCAAGGCCTTTTCCGGCGACTGGTACCTGACCGGCGATCTGGTCCGGCGGGACGCCGACGGTTACTACTGGTTCATCGGCCGGGGCGACGATGTCATCAAGACCTCGGGCCACCTGATTGGCCCCTTCGAGGTGGAGAGCGTGCTGATGGAGCATCCGGCGGTGGCCGAAGTGGGGGTGATCGGCGTTCCGGATGAGGTGACCGGCGAGCGGATCAAGGCCTTCGTCGCCCTCAAACCCGGCCATGCCCCTGACGACGAACTGCGCCGTGCACTGATGGCCCTGGCCCGCAAGCGCCTGGGGGCGGCGGTGGCGCCGCGGGAGATCGCCTTCGCCGATCAGCTGCCCCGGACCCGCAGCGGCAAGATCATGCGGCGGTTGTTGCGGGCCCGGGAGTTGGGCCTGCCGGAGGGGGATCTCTCGACCCTGGAGGGGGGCGCCAATGACGACTGA
- a CDS encoding CPBP family intramembrane glutamic endopeptidase, producing the protein MSNGKTPVTDPLIAAIVFQGLLFPLAIGLAFLLGVRPWTAMDANLDAVLLAVVATLPPLLGLWGLSRARVAWFEDLDALVRPMINALFRGRGRGPVLLISLLAGFGEELLFRGVLQGWLTELAGPWTGVLAAAVVFGLLHFLSWTYFVFAVGFGIYLGVIYELTGNLLVVCLVHALYDWAAIHYMLRDGAPASDTPTP; encoded by the coding sequence TTGTCGAACGGAAAGACACCGGTCACCGACCCGCTGATCGCGGCCATCGTCTTTCAGGGGCTCCTCTTCCCGCTGGCCATCGGCCTGGCCTTCCTGCTCGGCGTTCGCCCCTGGACGGCCATGGACGCCAATCTGGATGCGGTGCTGCTGGCGGTGGTCGCCACCCTCCCCCCGCTGCTGGGGCTCTGGGGGCTGTCGCGGGCGCGGGTGGCCTGGTTTGAGGACCTGGATGCCCTGGTGCGACCGATGATCAACGCCCTGTTCCGCGGGCGCGGCCGGGGACCGGTGCTGCTGATCTCACTGCTGGCCGGCTTCGGCGAGGAGCTGCTGTTCCGTGGCGTCCTGCAGGGCTGGCTGACGGAGCTGGCCGGGCCCTGGACGGGGGTGCTGGCGGCAGCGGTGGTCTTCGGCCTGCTGCATTTCCTGTCCTGGACTTATTTTGTCTTCGCGGTGGGCTTCGGCATCTACCTGGGGGTGATCTACGAGCTGACCGGCAACCTCCTGGTGGTCTGCCTGGTCCACGCCCTCTACGACTGGGCAGCGATCCACTACATGCTGCGCGACGGCGCCCCCGCCTCCGATACCCCCACCCCCTGA
- a CDS encoding SagB/ThcOx family dehydrogenase, producing MWKVSAGLLLMIISFGALSDPQGEADRVVTLPEPKRAGPMALEQALETRRSVRRYAEEVPDLNAIAQLAWAAQGVSDLGRGLRTAPSAGATYPMEVDLLVRRARGLSPGVWRYRPDEHVLVRRLDAAPGEAVVQASLGQAAVARAPLVVALSAVEARTAHRYGERAARYVHMEAGHVAQNIYLQATALGLGTVAIGAFDDEALARALELGPGERPLYLLPIGYRR from the coding sequence ATGTGGAAGGTGTCGGCGGGGCTGCTGCTGATGATCATCTCTTTCGGGGCCCTGAGCGATCCCCAGGGTGAGGCGGACAGGGTGGTGACCCTGCCCGAGCCCAAGCGCGCCGGGCCCATGGCCCTGGAGCAGGCGCTGGAGACGCGGCGTTCCGTGCGCCGCTACGCCGAGGAGGTGCCGGATCTGAACGCGATCGCCCAGCTGGCCTGGGCCGCCCAGGGGGTGAGCGACCTGGGCCGGGGGTTGCGGACCGCGCCATCGGCCGGGGCCACCTATCCGATGGAGGTGGACCTGCTGGTGCGCCGGGCCCGTGGCCTGTCGCCCGGGGTCTGGCGCTATCGACCTGATGAGCATGTGCTGGTGCGTCGGCTGGACGCCGCGCCGGGTGAGGCGGTGGTGCAGGCGAGCCTGGGGCAGGCAGCGGTGGCCCGGGCCCCGCTGGTGGTGGCCTTGTCGGCGGTGGAGGCGCGCACCGCGCACCGCTACGGCGAGCGGGCGGCGCGCTACGTGCACATGGAGGCCGGTCACGTGGCGCAGAACATCTACCTGCAGGCCACCGCCCTGGGTTTGGGTACGGTGGCGATCGGCGCCTTCGACGATGAGGCGCTGGCTCGGGCGCTGGAACTCGGGCCGGGGGAGCGGCCCCTCTACCTGCTGCCGATCGGTTACCGCCGGTGA
- a CDS encoding phasin family protein, with amino-acid sequence MMNPTIEQMNKQIEQLVSGPARSFAELSVNHLEALVSNQVELSKSYADLGFKQIRAALDIKAPQDVQSYIESQQDVARELGERVKADAEKVVSLNRKYAEEAQALTQKSVQAAAKAGGQSK; translated from the coding sequence ATGATGAACCCGACGATTGAGCAGATGAACAAGCAGATTGAGCAGCTGGTGAGCGGCCCGGCCCGCAGCTTCGCCGAGCTGAGCGTCAACCACCTGGAGGCCCTGGTGAGCAACCAGGTCGAGCTCTCCAAGAGCTACGCCGACCTGGGCTTCAAGCAGATCCGCGCCGCGCTGGACATCAAGGCGCCGCAGGATGTGCAGAGCTACATCGAAAGCCAACAGGACGTGGCCCGCGAGCTCGGCGAGCGCGTGAAGGCCGACGCCGAGAAGGTGGTCAGCCTGAACCGCAAGTACGCCGAAGAGGCCCAGGCCCTGACCCAGAAGAGCGTCCAGGCCGCGGCCAAGGCCGGTGGTCAGTCCAAGTAA
- a CDS encoding bifunctional 2-methylcitrate dehydratase/aconitate hydratase produces MSATDRGIKSTKRPKPDKELVDIAKYVAKKEIKSDEAYETARYCLMDTLACGMLALQYPACTKLLGPVVPGAQMADGARVPGTPYQLDPVQAAFNIGAMVRWLDFNDTWLAAEWGHPSDNLGGILAVADYLSRQRLAQGKKPLTMKDVLTAMIKAHEIQGVLALENSFNRVGLDHVMLVRIATTAVATDMLGGSQDDITNALSHAFIDGSALRTYRHAPNTGSRKSWAAGDASARGVRLALIAMTGEMGYPTALSADFWGFNDVLFKGNKLEINQAYDSYVMENILFKISFPAEFHAQTAVEAAMTLHEQVRDRLDEVEKVVIETQEAGVRIIDKEGPLDNPADRDHCIQYMVAVPLIHGRLTADDYEDAVAADPRIDALREKMEVVEHKPFSKDYLDPKKRSIGNAVQLFFKDGSKTDRVAVEYPIGHRRRRKEGIPVLVDKFEKALATRFAPRRAEAIRKACDKQKGLERMAVNEFMALWTL; encoded by the coding sequence ATGAGCGCCACCGATCGGGGTATCAAGTCCACCAAGCGTCCCAAACCGGACAAAGAGCTGGTCGACATCGCCAAGTACGTCGCCAAGAAGGAGATCAAATCCGACGAGGCCTACGAGACCGCCCGCTACTGCCTGATGGACACCCTGGCCTGCGGCATGCTGGCCCTGCAATACCCCGCCTGCACCAAGCTGCTCGGCCCCGTGGTCCCCGGGGCGCAGATGGCCGACGGCGCCCGGGTGCCCGGCACCCCCTACCAGCTCGACCCCGTCCAGGCCGCCTTCAACATCGGCGCCATGGTCCGCTGGCTCGACTTCAACGACACTTGGCTCGCCGCCGAGTGGGGCCACCCCTCCGACAACCTGGGGGGCATCCTCGCCGTGGCCGACTACCTCAGCCGCCAGCGGCTGGCCCAGGGCAAGAAACCCCTGACCATGAAGGACGTGCTCACCGCCATGATCAAGGCCCACGAGATCCAGGGGGTGCTCGCGCTGGAGAACTCCTTCAACCGGGTGGGGCTGGACCACGTCATGCTGGTGCGCATCGCCACCACCGCCGTCGCCACCGACATGCTGGGCGGCAGCCAGGACGACATCACCAACGCCCTCTCCCACGCCTTCATCGACGGCTCCGCGCTGCGCACCTACCGCCACGCCCCCAACACCGGCTCCCGCAAGAGCTGGGCCGCGGGCGATGCCAGTGCCCGCGGCGTGCGCCTGGCGCTGATCGCCATGACCGGCGAGATGGGCTATCCCACCGCCCTGTCCGCCGACTTCTGGGGCTTCAACGACGTGCTCTTCAAGGGCAACAAGCTGGAGATCAACCAGGCCTACGACAGCTACGTGATGGAGAATATCCTGTTCAAGATCTCCTTCCCCGCCGAATTCCACGCCCAGACCGCCGTGGAGGCCGCCATGACCCTGCACGAGCAGGTGCGTGACCGGCTCGACGAGGTGGAGAAGGTGGTCATCGAGACCCAGGAGGCCGGGGTGCGGATCATCGACAAGGAGGGCCCGCTGGACAACCCCGCCGACCGCGACCACTGCATCCAGTACATGGTCGCCGTGCCGCTGATCCACGGCCGGCTCACCGCCGACGACTACGAGGACGCCGTCGCCGCCGACCCGCGTATCGACGCCCTGCGCGAAAAGATGGAGGTGGTGGAGCACAAGCCCTTCTCCAAGGACTACCTGGACCCGAAGAAGCGCTCCATTGGCAATGCCGTGCAGCTCTTCTTCAAGGACGGGAGCAAGACCGACCGGGTCGCGGTGGAGTACCCGATCGGCCACCGCCGCCGGCGCAAGGAGGGTATCCCGGTGCTGGTGGATAAGTTCGAGAAGGCCCTGGCCACCCGCTTCGCCCCGCGGCGCGCCGAGGCCATTCGCAAGGCCTGTGACAAGCAGAAGGGGCTGGAGCGCATGGCGGTCAACGAGTTCATGGCGCTCTGGACCCTCTGA
- the prpF gene encoding 2-methylaconitate cis-trans isomerase PrpF, with translation MAHTPQIRIPATYMRGGTSKGVFFRLDDLPEAAQQPGEARDKLLLRVIGSPDPYGKHTDGMGGATSSTSKTVILSRSDSPDHDVDYLFGQVAIDKPFVDWSGNCGNLSAAVGPFAVSNGLVDPARIPENGEVAVRIWQANIGKTIVARVPITNGQVQETGDFELDGVTFPAAEVPVAFMDPADGGGAIFPTGNRVDDLKVPGVGTLKATLINAGIPTVFVNADEIGYTGTELQEAINGDPKALEMFETIRAHGAVKMGLITDPAEAADRQHTPKVAFVAPPASYTASSGKAVQAEDIDLLVRALSMGKLHHAMMGTAAVAIGTAAAIPGTLVNEAAGGGDRNSVHFGHPSGTLRVGAEATQENGEWTVKQAIMSRSARVLMEGWVRVPGDSF, from the coding sequence ATGGCACACACCCCACAAATCCGCATCCCCGCCACCTACATGCGCGGCGGTACCAGCAAGGGCGTCTTTTTCCGCCTGGATGATCTGCCCGAGGCGGCCCAGCAGCCGGGCGAGGCCCGGGACAAACTGCTGCTCCGGGTCATCGGCAGCCCCGACCCCTACGGCAAGCACACCGACGGCATGGGCGGGGCCACCTCCAGCACCAGCAAGACGGTGATCCTCTCCAGGAGCGACAGCCCCGACCACGACGTGGACTACCTCTTCGGCCAGGTGGCCATCGACAAGCCCTTCGTGGACTGGAGCGGCAACTGCGGCAACCTCTCCGCCGCCGTCGGCCCCTTCGCGGTCAGCAACGGCCTGGTGGACCCGGCCCGCATCCCCGAGAACGGCGAGGTGGCCGTGCGCATCTGGCAGGCCAACATCGGGAAGACCATCGTCGCCCGGGTGCCCATCACCAACGGCCAGGTGCAGGAGACCGGCGACTTCGAACTGGACGGGGTCACCTTCCCCGCCGCCGAGGTGCCGGTGGCCTTCATGGACCCAGCGGACGGGGGCGGCGCCATCTTCCCCACCGGCAACCGGGTGGACGACCTGAAGGTGCCCGGGGTGGGGACGCTGAAGGCCACCCTCATCAACGCCGGCATCCCCACGGTCTTCGTTAACGCGGACGAGATCGGCTACACCGGCACCGAGCTGCAGGAGGCCATCAACGGCGACCCCAAGGCGCTGGAGATGTTCGAGACCATCCGCGCCCACGGGGCGGTGAAGATGGGGCTCATCACTGACCCGGCCGAGGCGGCCGACCGCCAGCACACGCCGAAGGTGGCCTTCGTGGCCCCGCCGGCCAGCTACACCGCCTCCAGCGGCAAGGCCGTGCAAGCGGAGGACATCGACCTGCTGGTGCGCGCCCTCTCCATGGGCAAGCTCCACCACGCCATGATGGGCACCGCCGCCGTGGCCATCGGCACCGCCGCCGCCATCCCCGGCACCCTGGTTAACGAGGCGGCCGGTGGCGGCGATCGCAACTCGGTCCACTTCGGCCACCCCTCCGGCACCCTGCGGGTCGGTGCGGAGGCCACCCAGGAAAACGGCGAGTGGACGGTGAAGCAGGCGATCATGAGCCGTAGCGCGCGGGTGCTCATGGAAGGCTGGGTCCGGGTACCCGGCGATAGCTTCTAA
- the acnD gene encoding Fe/S-dependent 2-methylisocitrate dehydratase AcnD, giving the protein MNTKYRKNLPGTDLDYFDVRAAVEDIQPGAYDKLPFTSRVLAENLVRRCEPERLTDSLKQIIERKRDLDFPWYPARVVCHDILGQTAFVDLAGLRDAIAERGGDPAKVNPVVPTQLIVDHSLAVEHAGFEKDAFEKNRAIEERRNEDRFHFINWTKKAFENVDVIPPGNGIMHQINLERMSPVVHSVDGVAFPDTLVGTDSHTPHVDALGVIAIGVGGLEAESVMLGRPSYMRLPDIIGVELTGKPAPGITCTDIVLALTEFLRKERVVSAYLEFYGEGAEALSVGDRATISNMTPEFGATAAMFHIDQQTLDYLTLTGREPEQVDLVEKYARTAGLWGDDLKGAEYERVLTFDLSTVVRNMAGPSNPHKRVATTDLAKAGIAGEVEQRDDGLMPDGAVIIAAITSCTNTSNPRNVIAAGLLAQKANELGMTRKPWVKTSLAPGSKAVQYYLEDAGLLPELEKLGFGIVAFACTTCNGMSGALDPKIQQEIIDRDLYSTAVLSGNRNFDGRIHPYAKQAFLASPALVVAYAIAGTVRFDIEKDALGTDKDGNPVTLKDLWPSDEEIDRIVAEHVKPDHFRKVYIPMFEKKVEKAEQVSPLYDWRPQSTYIRRPPYWEGALAAERTLKGMRPLAILPDNITTDHLSPSNAIMPDSAAGEYLAKMGLPEEDFNSYATHRGDHLTAQRATLANPKLFNEMVRDENGEVKQGSLARLEPEGKVMRMWDVIETYMERKQPLIIVAGADYGQGSSRDWAAKGVRLAGVEAIVAEGFERIHRTNLVGMGVLPLQFQEGTTRKTLGLDGTETYDVEGDLAPGATVTLIVNRRDGGREEVPVICRLDTAEEVSIYEAGGVLQRFAQDFLEAEAEEQQGRRA; this is encoded by the coding sequence ATGAACACGAAATACCGTAAAAACCTGCCCGGCACCGATCTCGATTATTTCGACGTGCGCGCCGCCGTCGAGGACATCCAGCCGGGCGCCTACGACAAACTGCCCTTCACCTCCCGCGTGCTGGCCGAAAACCTGGTCCGCCGCTGCGAGCCCGAACGGCTCACCGATTCGCTGAAGCAGATCATCGAGCGCAAGCGCGACCTGGACTTCCCCTGGTACCCGGCGCGGGTGGTCTGCCACGACATCCTCGGCCAGACCGCCTTCGTCGACCTGGCCGGCCTGCGCGACGCCATCGCCGAACGGGGCGGTGACCCGGCCAAGGTCAACCCGGTGGTGCCCACCCAGCTCATTGTCGACCACTCCCTGGCGGTGGAGCACGCCGGCTTCGAGAAGGACGCCTTCGAGAAGAACCGCGCCATCGAGGAGCGCCGCAACGAGGACCGCTTCCACTTCATCAACTGGACCAAGAAGGCGTTCGAGAACGTGGACGTCATCCCCCCGGGCAACGGCATCATGCACCAGATCAACCTGGAGCGGATGTCCCCCGTGGTGCACAGCGTGGACGGGGTGGCCTTCCCCGACACCCTGGTGGGGACCGACAGCCACACCCCCCACGTGGACGCCCTGGGTGTGATCGCCATCGGCGTCGGCGGCCTGGAGGCGGAGAGCGTCATGCTGGGCCGGCCCAGCTACATGCGCCTGCCCGACATCATCGGCGTGGAGCTCACCGGCAAGCCGGCACCGGGCATCACCTGCACCGACATCGTACTGGCCCTCACCGAGTTCCTGCGCAAAGAGCGGGTGGTCTCCGCCTACCTGGAGTTCTACGGCGAGGGGGCCGAGGCCCTGAGCGTGGGCGACCGCGCCACCATCTCCAACATGACCCCGGAATTCGGCGCCACCGCCGCCATGTTCCACATCGACCAGCAGACCCTGGACTACCTGACCCTCACCGGCCGCGAGCCGGAGCAGGTGGACCTGGTGGAGAAGTACGCCAGGACCGCCGGCCTCTGGGGCGATGACCTGAAGGGCGCCGAGTACGAGCGGGTGCTGACCTTCGACCTGTCCACCGTGGTGCGTAACATGGCCGGCCCCTCCAACCCCCACAAGCGGGTGGCCACCACTGATCTTGCCAAGGCTGGCATCGCCGGTGAGGTGGAGCAGCGGGACGACGGCCTGATGCCCGATGGAGCGGTAATCATTGCCGCCATCACCAGCTGCACCAACACCAGCAACCCGCGCAATGTCATCGCCGCCGGCCTGCTGGCCCAGAAGGCCAACGAACTGGGCATGACCCGCAAGCCCTGGGTGAAGACCTCCCTGGCCCCCGGCTCCAAGGCGGTGCAGTACTACCTGGAGGACGCCGGCCTGCTGCCCGAGTTGGAAAAACTCGGCTTCGGCATCGTGGCCTTCGCCTGCACCACCTGCAACGGCATGAGCGGCGCCCTGGACCCGAAGATCCAGCAGGAGATCATCGACCGGGACCTCTACTCCACCGCCGTGCTCTCCGGCAACCGCAACTTCGACGGCCGCATCCACCCCTACGCCAAGCAGGCCTTCCTGGCCTCGCCGGCCCTGGTGGTGGCCTACGCCATCGCCGGCACCGTCCGCTTCGACATCGAGAAGGACGCCCTGGGCACCGACAAGGATGGCAACCCGGTCACCCTGAAGGACCTCTGGCCCTCCGATGAGGAGATCGACCGCATCGTGGCCGAGCACGTGAAGCCGGACCACTTCCGCAAGGTCTACATCCCCATGTTCGAGAAGAAGGTGGAGAAGGCCGAGCAGGTGAGCCCGCTCTACGACTGGCGGCCCCAGAGCACCTACATCCGCCGGCCCCCCTACTGGGAGGGCGCCCTGGCCGCCGAGCGCACCCTCAAGGGCATGCGGCCGCTGGCGATCCTGCCGGACAACATCACCACCGACCACCTCTCCCCCTCCAACGCCATCATGCCGGACAGCGCCGCCGGGGAGTACCTGGCCAAGATGGGCCTGCCGGAGGAGGACTTCAACTCCTACGCCACCCACCGGGGCGACCACCTGACCGCCCAGCGGGCCACCCTGGCCAACCCCAAGCTGTTCAACGAGATGGTGCGGGACGAGAACGGCGAGGTGAAGCAGGGCTCCCTGGCCCGGCTGGAGCCGGAGGGCAAGGTGATGCGCATGTGGGACGTGATCGAGACCTACATGGAGCGCAAGCAGCCGTTGATCATCGTTGCCGGCGCCGACTACGGTCAGGGCTCCTCCCGGGACTGGGCCGCCAAGGGCGTACGCCTGGCCGGGGTGGAGGCCATCGTGGCCGAGGGCTTCGAGCGCATCCACCGCACCAACCTGGTGGGTATGGGCGTGCTGCCACTGCAGTTCCAGGAAGGTACCACGCGCAAGACCCTGGGCCTGGACGGCACCGAGACCTATGACGTGGAGGGCGATCTGGCCCCCGGCGCCACCGTCACCCTGATCGTCAATCGCCGGGACGGCGGCCGCGAGGAAGTCCCGGTGATCTGCCGGCTGGATACCGCCGAGGAGGTCTCCATCTACGAGGCCGGCGGTGTGCTCCAGCGCTTCGCTCAGGACTTCCTGGAGGCGGAGGCCGAGGAGCAGCAGGGCCGCCGCGCCTGA
- the prpC gene encoding bifunctional 2-methylcitrate synthase/citrate synthase has product MSDKKLGGAGLRGQSAGQTALCTVGKGSGLTYRGYDVRELAEGATFEEVAYLLLKGDLPTKAELAAYTEKLKGMRDLPDALKAVLEQIPADAHPMDVMRTGASMLGNLETEQSFDEQQEATDRLLAVLPGIITYWYRYSHDGVRIDTATDDDSIGAHFLHLLRDEKPNSLHEKVMHASLILYAEHEFNASTFTARVCASTLSDIHSCVTGAIGSLRGPLHGGANEAAMAMIEQWNSPDEAERELKGMLERKEKVMGFGHAIYRVSDPRNEIIKAWSKKLADEVGDTVLYPVSERVEQVMWDEKKLFPNADFYHASAYHFMGIPTKLFTPIFVMSRVTGWCAHVFEQRANNRIIRPSADYTGPEERPFTPIDQRG; this is encoded by the coding sequence ATGAGCGATAAGAAACTGGGCGGTGCCGGCCTGCGCGGCCAGTCCGCTGGCCAGACCGCGCTGTGTACCGTGGGCAAGGGCTCCGGCCTGACCTACCGCGGCTACGATGTCCGCGAACTGGCCGAAGGCGCCACCTTCGAAGAGGTGGCCTACCTGCTGTTGAAGGGTGATCTGCCCACCAAGGCGGAGCTTGCGGCTTACACCGAGAAACTGAAGGGCATGCGCGATCTGCCCGATGCGCTGAAGGCCGTGCTCGAGCAGATCCCGGCCGACGCCCACCCCATGGACGTAATGCGCACCGGCGCCTCCATGCTGGGTAACCTGGAGACCGAGCAGAGCTTCGATGAGCAGCAGGAGGCCACCGACCGCCTGCTGGCCGTGCTGCCCGGGATCATCACCTACTGGTACCGCTACAGCCACGACGGCGTGCGCATCGACACGGCCACCGACGATGACTCCATCGGTGCGCATTTCCTGCACCTGCTGCGGGACGAGAAGCCCAACAGCCTGCACGAGAAGGTGATGCACGCCTCGCTGATCCTCTATGCGGAGCACGAGTTCAACGCCTCCACCTTCACCGCCCGGGTCTGCGCCTCCACCCTGTCCGACATCCACTCCTGCGTCACCGGCGCCATCGGCTCCCTGCGCGGCCCGCTGCATGGCGGCGCCAACGAGGCGGCCATGGCCATGATCGAGCAGTGGAACAGCCCGGACGAGGCCGAGCGCGAGCTCAAGGGCATGCTCGAGCGCAAGGAGAAGGTGATGGGCTTCGGCCACGCCATCTACCGCGTCTCCGACCCTCGCAACGAGATCATCAAGGCCTGGTCCAAGAAGCTGGCCGACGAGGTGGGCGACACCGTGCTCTACCCGGTCTCCGAGCGGGTGGAGCAGGTGATGTGGGACGAGAAGAAGCTCTTCCCCAACGCCGATTTCTACCACGCCTCCGCCTACCACTTCATGGGCATCCCCACCAAGCTGTTCACCCCCATCTTCGTGATGTCGCGGGTCACCGGCTGGTGTGCCCACGTTTTCGAGCAGCGGGCCAACAACCGCATCATCCGCCCGAGCGCGGACTACACCGGCCCCGAGGAGCGGCCCTTCACCCCCATCGATCAACGGGGCTGA
- the prpB gene encoding methylisocitrate lyase has translation MSMTTPGARFRAALEANRPLPIVGTINAYTAMMAERVGHQAIYLSGGGVANASYGLPDLGITTMNDVVEDAHRICGATDLPLLVDIDTGWGGAFNIERTVKEMQRAGVAAVHLEDQVAQKRCGHRPNKAIVSQQEMVDRIKAAADARIDPDFYLIARTDAFQMEGLDAAIERAAACIEAGADAIFAEAVHTLDDYRAFCERVDAPILANITEFGATPLFSQQELAEVGCRMVLYPLSAFRAMNAAALKVYQDIHEKGHQRDVVELMQTRDELYDFLNYHDFEQKLDALFEQDK, from the coding sequence ATGAGCATGACAACCCCCGGCGCGCGCTTCCGCGCCGCCCTGGAGGCCAACCGGCCGTTGCCGATCGTCGGCACCATCAACGCCTATACCGCTATGATGGCGGAGCGGGTGGGGCACCAGGCGATCTACCTCTCCGGTGGCGGGGTGGCCAATGCCTCCTACGGCCTGCCGGATCTGGGGATCACCACCATGAACGATGTGGTGGAGGACGCCCACCGTATCTGCGGGGCCACGGACCTGCCGCTGCTGGTCGATATCGACACCGGTTGGGGTGGGGCCTTCAATATCGAGCGCACGGTCAAGGAGATGCAGCGGGCCGGGGTGGCTGCTGTGCACCTGGAGGATCAGGTGGCGCAGAAGCGCTGCGGGCACCGGCCAAACAAGGCCATCGTCTCCCAGCAGGAGATGGTGGACCGGATCAAGGCGGCCGCCGACGCCCGTATCGACCCCGACTTTTACCTGATCGCCCGTACCGATGCCTTTCAGATGGAGGGGCTGGACGCCGCTATCGAGCGGGCCGCGGCCTGTATCGAGGCCGGTGCCGACGCCATCTTCGCCGAGGCGGTGCACACCCTGGACGACTATCGCGCCTTCTGCGAGCGGGTGGATGCACCGATCCTGGCGAACATCACCGAGTTCGGGGCCACCCCGTTGTTCAGTCAGCAGGAGCTGGCCGAGGTGGGCTGCCGGATGGTGCTCTATCCGCTGTCGGCCTTCCGCGCGATGAATGCCGCGGCCCTGAAGGTCTATCAGGATATTCACGAGAAGGGCCACCAGCGGGATGTGGTGGAGCTGATGCAGACCCGCGATGAGCTCTACGACTTCCTGAACTACCACGACTTCGAGCAGAAGTTGGACGCGCTGTTCGAGCAGGACAAATAA